Proteins encoded together in one Streptomyces sp. NBC_01216 window:
- a CDS encoding copper resistance CopC/CopD family protein, with the protein MTATAPRLGTALVRLLLVAAALLSALLAGAAPASAHAALTGSDPQDGAVVATAPTNVHLTFSEQVAMDDDSIRVLAPSGERMDTGELRNLCSGSIIRYGVGLRSGLPDGTYTVSWHAVSADSHPVAGAFTFSIGAPSTTTVVLADQTAGGGVVGTLYGIARYLSYAGFAVLVGGGAFVLACWPRGASVRPVQRLVVRGWLTLAAATLAMLLLRNPYTGSGDLGDVFDLAGVKAVLETKTGAALVSRLMLLGAAALFVAVLFGAYTKRTSKEEKRDLTFGLSIGGAVVAAGMAGTWALAEHASTGLQPGIAMPVDILHLFAVATWLGGLTALMVALYRAPGIERAAVERFSRLAFGSVIVLAATGIYQSWRQVGSWSALTGTAYGQLLLVKIGLVAVLMGIAWISRRWTRRLGDPTRQAGTDATDDAAGMDDAAELREVTEDTDTTKPPAGTDGRNRDEGEVGTTGEDQENGADRTVGGRSGGTTRAGVPVDPERAAQLARQRAAVAVAQRKRDRDADPERAGLRRSVLTEAAVAVVLLAVTTVLTSTEPGRTEEEAGRAQSTSGSAAVPDRPVDIRMPFDTGGVDGKGTVRLSLDPGRTGANALHIFVDRPDGRPLDLPEIRVAFTLKEKNIGPLPVQPDRIQAGHWSATGVQIPLPGTWRIDITVRTSDIDQTTIDKNVKIG; encoded by the coding sequence ATGACAGCCACCGCCCCGCGCCTCGGAACCGCCCTGGTCCGCCTGCTGCTCGTGGCAGCGGCGCTCCTGAGCGCCCTGCTCGCCGGCGCCGCGCCCGCGTCCGCGCACGCGGCTCTCACCGGCAGCGATCCGCAGGACGGGGCGGTGGTCGCCACCGCCCCCACCAATGTCCACCTCACCTTCTCCGAGCAAGTCGCCATGGACGACGACTCGATCCGGGTCCTCGCCCCCTCGGGGGAACGGATGGACACCGGAGAGCTCCGCAACCTGTGCAGCGGATCGATCATCCGGTACGGCGTCGGACTCCGGTCCGGGCTGCCGGACGGCACCTACACCGTCTCCTGGCACGCCGTGTCCGCCGACAGCCACCCGGTGGCGGGCGCCTTCACCTTCTCCATCGGCGCGCCCTCCACGACCACCGTCGTGCTGGCCGACCAGACGGCCGGCGGCGGAGTCGTCGGCACGCTCTACGGCATCGCCCGCTACCTCTCCTACGCCGGCTTCGCGGTCCTCGTCGGCGGCGGCGCGTTCGTCCTGGCGTGCTGGCCGCGCGGAGCGTCCGTACGGCCCGTCCAGCGGCTCGTCGTCCGGGGCTGGCTGACGCTGGCGGCGGCCACGCTCGCCATGCTGCTGCTGCGCAACCCCTACACCGGCTCCGGAGACCTCGGCGACGTCTTCGACCTGGCCGGGGTGAAGGCCGTCCTGGAGACGAAGACCGGCGCCGCGCTGGTCTCCCGGCTGATGCTGCTCGGCGCGGCGGCGCTCTTCGTCGCCGTGCTGTTCGGCGCGTACACCAAGCGGACGAGCAAGGAGGAGAAGCGGGACCTCACCTTCGGCCTCTCCATCGGCGGCGCGGTCGTGGCGGCCGGGATGGCGGGCACCTGGGCACTCGCCGAGCACGCCTCGACGGGCCTCCAGCCGGGCATCGCGATGCCCGTCGACATCCTGCACCTGTTCGCGGTGGCCACCTGGCTGGGCGGTCTGACGGCGCTGATGGTCGCGCTGTACCGGGCGCCCGGCATCGAGCGGGCAGCCGTGGAGCGCTTCTCGAGGCTGGCCTTCGGCTCGGTGATCGTCCTGGCGGCGACCGGGATCTACCAGTCCTGGCGTCAGGTCGGCTCCTGGTCGGCGCTGACCGGGACCGCTTACGGACAGCTGCTGCTGGTCAAGATCGGCCTGGTCGCCGTGCTCATGGGCATCGCGTGGATATCGCGCCGCTGGACACGACGGCTCGGCGACCCGACACGGCAGGCCGGCACGGACGCGACGGACGACGCGGCCGGCATGGACGACGCGGCAGAGCTACGGGAAGTCACAGAAGACACGGACACGACGAAGCCTCCGGCCGGAACGGACGGCAGGAACCGCGACGAGGGCGAGGTCGGCACCACCGGCGAGGACCAGGAGAACGGTGCGGACCGAACCGTCGGGGGCCGGTCCGGTGGTACGACGCGGGCCGGGGTACCCGTCGACCCCGAACGGGCCGCCCAGCTCGCCCGGCAGCGCGCCGCCGTCGCCGTCGCCCAGCGCAAGAGGGACCGCGACGCCGACCCGGAACGGGCCGGGCTGCGCCGCTCCGTGCTCACCGAGGCAGCCGTCGCCGTGGTGCTGCTCGCCGTGACGACCGTCCTGACCTCCACCGAACCCGGCCGTACGGAGGAAGAAGCGGGACGGGCCCAGTCCACGTCCGGCTCAGCCGCCGTCCCGGACCGGCCCGTCGATATCCGGATGCCCTTCGACACCGGGGGCGTGGACGGCAAGGGAACCGTCCGCCTCAGCCTCGACCCCGGCCGCACCGGCGCCAACGCGTTGCACATCTTCGTGGACCGCCCGGACGGACGGCCGCTGGACCTTCCGGAGATCAGGGTCGCCTTCACCCTGAAGGAGAAGAACATCGGACCGCTGCCCGTCCAGCCCGACCGGATCCAGGCAGGACACTGGAGCGCGACCGGTGTCCAGATCCCGCTGCCCGGCACCTGGCGGATCGACATCACCGTCCGCACCTCCGACATCGACCAGACCACCATCGACAAGAACGTGAAGATCGGCTGA